From the genome of Lagopus muta isolate bLagMut1 chromosome 22, bLagMut1 primary, whole genome shotgun sequence, one region includes:
- the MCAM gene encoding cell surface glycoprotein MUC18 isoform X2 translates to MAGGRRAAPRCGWGWGGGWSCCPLLCLLLCCGAAGRLEVYMPAVLEVEIGSTARLECSFSIPGNVSFTSVEWFYVNHGHSNRVRLCVITASGARIDETEYSERLSVGEDKALSISKVTRQDNARTFICRVGADGQGVGENHTELSTYKIPAPPEIAPNSAGIPAQSNDMSKIAQCTSENSFPSPNITWYKNGEPLLQEEDKTKILTTLVRQSNGLYTVVSTLFSKVTREDRNSLFHCTVHYWLRGQMRTKDSPRVNITVFYPTEHVELRVVTGSGMVKEGDDVKLVCDADGNPAPVFTFYKRELEDNWQDVTSLADTNSGVLMLHDVNKSSSGLYRCQTLDLDDMTQREGDVELMVNYIEGVQVKMEPSSPLHEGDSVRLSCSAHSPVALDYQWRDARGRKVAEGNQLLLSNLTFETSSNFSCRVQARSVPGLEQSKQVAVAVQGKPRIVAISSPLYVRQDEVINLTCKAIAFPRPSVQWSINGTTHEYMENQHIASNLTVRVSHDLLRAGAMCRVSNALGVSEKHIQLLDQKTSESKGIIIVAIIVCILVVAVLGSIIYFLHKKGKISCGRSGKQDIARNTSI, encoded by the exons ATGGctggggggcggcgggcggccccgcgctgcggttggggctgggggggcggctggagctgctgccccctcctgtgcctcctgctgtgctgcg GTGCAGCTGGCAGGCTGGAGGTCTacatgccagcagtgctggaagtggAGATCgggagcacagccaggctggaaTGCAgcttctccatccctggaaatgtCTCCTTCACCTCCGTCGAGTGGTTCTAT GTCAACCACGGTCACTCCAATCGGGTGAGGCTGTGTGTCATCACTGCCAGTGGGGCACGGATAGATGAGACAGAGTACAGCGAGAGGCTGTCGGTGGGGGAGGACAAGGCCCTGTCCATCAGCAAGGTGACGAGGCAAGACAACGCCAGGACCTTCATCTGTCGGGTTGGGGCAGACGGCCAGGGCGTGGGGGAGAACCACACCGAGCTCAGCACCTACA AGATCCCCGCGCCCCCCGAGATCGCACCCAACTCTGCCGGCATCCCTGCGCAGAGCAATGACATGTCAAAG attgcTCAGTGCACGAGCGAGAACAGCTTCCCGTCCCCCAACATCACCTGGTACAAGAACGGGGAGccgctgctgcaggaggaggaca AGACAAAGATCCTGACCACGTTGGTCCGCCAGTCGAATGGGCTGTACACAGTGGTCAGCACGCTCTTCAGCAAGGTGACACGAGAGGATCGCAACTCCCTCTTCCACTGCACTGTGCACTACTGGCTGCGGGGACAGATGCGCACAAAGGACTCTCCGCGGGTGAACATCACCGTGTTCT ACCCCACAGAGCATGTGGAGCTGCGCGTGGTGACCGGATCGGGGATGGTGAAGGAAGGGGATGATGTGAAGTTGGTCTGTGATGCTGATGGCAATCCGGCGCCTGTCTTCACCTTCTACAAAAGAGAG ctggaggacAACTGGCAGGATGTGACTTCGCTGGCGGACACCAACAGTGGGGTGCTGATGCTGCACGATGTCAACAAGAGCAGCAGCGGTCTGTATAGGTGCCAGACGCTGGACTTGGATGATATGACACAGCGTGAAGGGGATGTGGAGCTGATGGTGAACT ACATCGAAGGGGTCCAGGTGAAGATGGAGCCGTCCTCACCCCTTCATGAAGGGGACAGCGtgaggctgagctgcagtgcccacagccctgttgCCCTGGACTACCAATGGAGGGATGCAAGG GGCAGGAAGGTGGCAGAAGGCAACCAGCTCCTCCTGAGCAACCTCACCTTCGAGACCTCCAGCAACTTCAGCTGCAGAGTGCAGGCACGCAGCGTGCCGGGGCTGGAGCAGAGCAAGCAGGTGGCCGTGGCTGTGCAGG GGAAGCCGCGCATCGTGGCCATCAGCTCCCCGCTGTACGTGCGGCAGGACGAAGTGATCAACCTGACCTGCAAGGCCATCGCCTTCCCCCGGCCCTCCGTGCAGTGGAGCATCAACGGGACG ACCCATGAGTACATGGAGAACCAGCACATCGCCAGCAACCTGACGGTGCGCGTGAGCCACGACCTGCTGCGGGCAGGAGCCATGTGCCGGGTGTCCAACGCGCTGGGGGTCAGCGAGAAGCACATCCAGCTGCTGG ATCAAAAGACCTCGGAGAGCAAAGGCATCATCATCGTGGCCATCATCGTCTGCATCCTCGTGGTGGCCGTGCTGGGCTCCATCATTTACTTCCTTCACAAGAAAGGCAAGATCTCATGTGGCCGCAGCGGCAAACAGGACAT AGCGAGAAATACATCGATCTGA
- the MCAM gene encoding cell surface glycoprotein MUC18 isoform X1, translating into MAGGRRAAPRCGWGWGGGWSCCPLLCLLLCCGAAGRLEVYMPAVLEVEIGSTARLECSFSIPGNVSFTSVEWFYVNHGHSNRVRLCVITASGARIDETEYSERLSVGEDKALSISKVTRQDNARTFICRVGADGQGVGENHTELSTYKIPAPPEIAPNSAGIPAQSNDMSKIAQCTSENSFPSPNITWYKNGEPLLQEEDKTKILTTLVRQSNGLYTVVSTLFSKVTREDRNSLFHCTVHYWLRGQMRTKDSPRVNITVFYPTEHVELRVVTGSGMVKEGDDVKLVCDADGNPAPVFTFYKRELEDNWQDVTSLADTNSGVLMLHDVNKSSSGLYRCQTLDLDDMTQREGDVELMVNYIEGVQVKMEPSSPLHEGDSVRLSCSAHSPVALDYQWRDARGRKVAEGNQLLLSNLTFETSSNFSCRVQARSVPGLEQSKQVAVAVQGKPRIVAISSPLYVRQDEVINLTCKAIAFPRPSVQWSINGTTHEYMENQHIASNLTVRVSHDLLRAGAMCRVSNALGVSEKHIQLLDQKTSESKGIIIVAIIVCILVVAVLGSIIYFLHKKGKISCGRSGKQDITKPEARKDKNVVEVKSDKLSEEAGLLQGANGEKRSAADQSEKYIDLRN; encoded by the exons ATGGctggggggcggcgggcggccccgcgctgcggttggggctgggggggcggctggagctgctgccccctcctgtgcctcctgctgtgctgcg GTGCAGCTGGCAGGCTGGAGGTCTacatgccagcagtgctggaagtggAGATCgggagcacagccaggctggaaTGCAgcttctccatccctggaaatgtCTCCTTCACCTCCGTCGAGTGGTTCTAT GTCAACCACGGTCACTCCAATCGGGTGAGGCTGTGTGTCATCACTGCCAGTGGGGCACGGATAGATGAGACAGAGTACAGCGAGAGGCTGTCGGTGGGGGAGGACAAGGCCCTGTCCATCAGCAAGGTGACGAGGCAAGACAACGCCAGGACCTTCATCTGTCGGGTTGGGGCAGACGGCCAGGGCGTGGGGGAGAACCACACCGAGCTCAGCACCTACA AGATCCCCGCGCCCCCCGAGATCGCACCCAACTCTGCCGGCATCCCTGCGCAGAGCAATGACATGTCAAAG attgcTCAGTGCACGAGCGAGAACAGCTTCCCGTCCCCCAACATCACCTGGTACAAGAACGGGGAGccgctgctgcaggaggaggaca AGACAAAGATCCTGACCACGTTGGTCCGCCAGTCGAATGGGCTGTACACAGTGGTCAGCACGCTCTTCAGCAAGGTGACACGAGAGGATCGCAACTCCCTCTTCCACTGCACTGTGCACTACTGGCTGCGGGGACAGATGCGCACAAAGGACTCTCCGCGGGTGAACATCACCGTGTTCT ACCCCACAGAGCATGTGGAGCTGCGCGTGGTGACCGGATCGGGGATGGTGAAGGAAGGGGATGATGTGAAGTTGGTCTGTGATGCTGATGGCAATCCGGCGCCTGTCTTCACCTTCTACAAAAGAGAG ctggaggacAACTGGCAGGATGTGACTTCGCTGGCGGACACCAACAGTGGGGTGCTGATGCTGCACGATGTCAACAAGAGCAGCAGCGGTCTGTATAGGTGCCAGACGCTGGACTTGGATGATATGACACAGCGTGAAGGGGATGTGGAGCTGATGGTGAACT ACATCGAAGGGGTCCAGGTGAAGATGGAGCCGTCCTCACCCCTTCATGAAGGGGACAGCGtgaggctgagctgcagtgcccacagccctgttgCCCTGGACTACCAATGGAGGGATGCAAGG GGCAGGAAGGTGGCAGAAGGCAACCAGCTCCTCCTGAGCAACCTCACCTTCGAGACCTCCAGCAACTTCAGCTGCAGAGTGCAGGCACGCAGCGTGCCGGGGCTGGAGCAGAGCAAGCAGGTGGCCGTGGCTGTGCAGG GGAAGCCGCGCATCGTGGCCATCAGCTCCCCGCTGTACGTGCGGCAGGACGAAGTGATCAACCTGACCTGCAAGGCCATCGCCTTCCCCCGGCCCTCCGTGCAGTGGAGCATCAACGGGACG ACCCATGAGTACATGGAGAACCAGCACATCGCCAGCAACCTGACGGTGCGCGTGAGCCACGACCTGCTGCGGGCAGGAGCCATGTGCCGGGTGTCCAACGCGCTGGGGGTCAGCGAGAAGCACATCCAGCTGCTGG ATCAAAAGACCTCGGAGAGCAAAGGCATCATCATCGTGGCCATCATCGTCTGCATCCTCGTGGTGGCCGTGCTGGGCTCCATCATTTACTTCCTTCACAAGAAAGGCAAGATCTCATGTGGCCGCAGCGGCAAACAGGACAT CACAAAGCCAGAGGCACGTAAAGACAAGAATGTAGTTGAAGTTAAGTCAGATAAACTTTCCGAAGAGGCGGGGCTCCTGCAGGGTGCCAACGGCGAGAAGAGGTCGGCTGCTGACCAG AGCGAGAAATACATCGATCTGAGAAACTAA
- the RNF26 gene encoding E3 ubiquitin-protein ligase RNF26 codes for MELVLLLLRGLRLALDLLLLLLDLNFFLVSSLVTALLWLLTTAASLPGAATAGMWACWNGLLGGLCGLAEAACGLALGAVQGLGGLLRGCCSALEGLKVLGHLLTHLGLRGRELLQRGLWSLLGSGQALLREAGEGLAIGVSLLAYLVNSMVNLCLLGTQNFFTLLLALWDSVVSPVLRVADLLAAFLAHVSSSAIAVSILLWSPCQLAFELLVSTAELLIGIFFVNVYGLALLLAIIVVSAVIFNPGLLLTLLGHVLGYFHTLPAYPRLQQEVWRLYQMAVLMLGMAMTSQTWRRLVDWSLQVTNWSRGGRTMNQESERRGAAQALGRLMLAGDDHAAAQQEEQPHAEQVPQAHPGASRSTASGQRLQASRDEASTSWGKAPRREQLNAATGDGAGAPDDDPWMLLKEQEERKKCVICQDQTKTVLLLPCRHLCLCQDCTEVLLQQAIYQRNCPLCRQMILQTLNVYL; via the coding sequence atggagctggtgctgctgctgctgcgcgGCCTGCGCCTGGcgctggacctgctgctcctcctgctcgATCTCAACTTCTTCCTGGTGTCCTCGCTGGTGACCGCGCTGCTATGGCTCCTCACCACCGCCGCCAGCCTCCCCGGTGCTGCCACGGCCGGGATGTGGGCCTGCTGGAACGGGCTGCTGGGCGGGCTGTGCGGCCTGGCCGAGGCGGCCTGCGGGCTGGCGCTGGGGGCCGTGCAGGGGCTGGGCGGCCTGCTGaggggctgctgctcagccctggaGGGCCTGAAGGTGCTGGGCCACCTGCTGACCCACCTGGGGCTGcggggcagggagctgctgcagcgcGGGCTCTGGAGCCTGCTGGGCTCGGGGCAGGCCTTGCTGAGGGAGGCAGGCGAGGGGCTGGCCATCGGGGTGAGCCTGCTGGCCTACCTGGTCAACAGCATGGTTAATTTGTGCCTGCTGGGCACGCAGAACTTCTTcaccctgctgctggctctctGGGATTCGGTGGTCAGCCCAGTGCTGCGCGTTGCCGACCTGCTGGCCGCCTTCCTGGCACACGTCTCCAGCAGCGCCATTGCTGTCTCCATCCTGCTCTGGTCGCCCTGCCAGCTGGCCTTCGAGCTGCTGGTCTCCACCGCCGAGCTGCTCATTGGCATCTTCTTTGTCAACGTGTATGGGCTGGCTTTGCTCCTTGCCATCATTGTCGTCAGCGCTGTCATCTTCAACCCCGGGCTGCTCCTCACGCTTCTGGGCCACGTGCTGGGCTACTTTCACACGCTGCCTGCATATCCCCGCCTGCAGCAAGAGGTGTGGAGGCTTTACCAAATGGCCGTCCTGATGCTGGGCATGGCCATGACCTCACAGACCTGGCGCAGGTTGGTGGACTGGAGCTTGCAGGTGACCAACTGGAGCCGAGGGGGCAGAACGATGAACCAGGAGAGCGAGCGGCGAGGGGCAGCCcaggccctgggcaggctgatGCTGGCAGGGGACGAccatgctgcagctcagcaggaggagcagccacATGCAGAGCAGGTCCCGCAGGCACATCCAGGGGCGAGTCGAAGCACTGCGTCTGGGCAGCGTCTGCAGGCATCCAGGGACGAGGCGAGCACCTCCTGGGGGAAAGCTCCAAGGAGAGAGCAGCTGAACGCAGCGACTGGGGATGGAGCGGGCGCTCCGGACGATGACCCCTGGATGCTTCTGAAAGAACAAGAGGAACGTAAGAAATGCGTCATCTGTCAAGATCAAACCAAGacagtgctgcttctgccctGCAGGCACCTGTGCCTGTGCCAGGACTGCACAGAagtcctcctgcagcaggctATCTACCAACGCAACTGCCCGCTGTGCCGCCAGATGATCCTCCAGACGCTCAACGTGTACCTGTGA